A window of Eubacteriaceae bacterium ES3 contains these coding sequences:
- the sdaAA gene encoding L-serine ammonia-lyase, iron-sulfur-dependent, subunit alpha, which yields MISYDSIQSLIDTAAKEGRTISEIVLKDQAEQMEISEAELLKKMYCNLEVMKEAVKTGLTSTNQSVSGLSGGDANKMKKAIQSGRSISGDLLGEVIAKALAVSEVNACMGRIVASPTAGSCGIIPGLLLTLKEAGDLSDEKLVMSLLTSAGFGMVIAKNAGISGAEGGCQAECGSASAMAAAAAVELYGGTPHMCGNAVAFALKSVLGLVCDPVAGLVEVPCVKRNASGAANALVAAEMALAGIESKIPVDEVIGAMKAVGDVLPPSLKETAEGGLADTPTGKKLAEEILNQ from the coding sequence ATGATTAGTTACGATTCAATCCAAAGTCTGATCGATACAGCAGCAAAAGAAGGACGAACAATTTCTGAAATAGTCCTGAAAGATCAGGCAGAGCAAATGGAAATTTCGGAAGCTGAACTGCTTAAAAAAATGTATTGTAACCTTGAGGTTATGAAGGAAGCAGTTAAAACCGGGCTGACATCCACTAATCAGTCAGTCAGCGGACTTAGTGGTGGAGATGCTAATAAAATGAAAAAGGCGATCCAGTCGGGTCGTTCAATCAGCGGAGATTTGTTGGGGGAAGTGATCGCAAAAGCACTGGCGGTTTCGGAAGTCAATGCCTGTATGGGACGAATCGTAGCATCTCCAACGGCTGGTTCATGTGGAATTATTCCCGGACTGTTATTGACATTAAAAGAAGCTGGTGATTTGAGTGATGAGAAACTTGTAATGAGTCTTTTAACTTCAGCCGGTTTTGGCATGGTGATTGCGAAAAATGCCGGAATTTCAGGTGCCGAAGGTGGTTGTCAGGCGGAGTGCGGCAGCGCATCAGCGATGGCAGCTGCAGCAGCGGTAGAACTCTATGGTGGTACACCACATATGTGTGGAAATGCGGTAGCTTTTGCCTTGAAAAGTGTTCTTGGACTTGTATGTGATCCGGTTGCTGGATTGGTCGAAGTACCTTGTGTGAAACGAAATGCTAGTGGTGCTGCAAATGCGCTAGTCGCCGCTGAAATGGCTTTGGCAGGAATTGAAAGTAAAATTCCTGTGGATGAGGTGATTGGAGCCATGAAAGCGGTTGGCGATGTACTGCCTCCAAGCTTAAAAGAAACGGCCGAAGGTGGGCTGGCAGACACGCCTACTGGTAAAAAACTTGCCGAGGAAATATTAAATCAATAA
- the sdaAB gene encoding L-serine ammonia-lyase, iron-sulfur-dependent subunit beta — protein sequence MNVFDIIGPIMVGPSSSHTAGAVRIGRIAGAVCGRQPVSVRIELFGSFAKTYRGHGTDKAIIAGLMGMLPDDERIRESLNISEEVKMKYEFIQSNKKDIHPNTALITMIDEEGKESVVQGSSVGGGRIVVNRINDINVEFDGDFYTFLIPHYDSPGVIATVTKLLAEHGLNIGKMNMFRSHRGGEAMMVIETDQPAGQEMASEIEKMENVRKAVLIEPIY from the coding sequence ATGAACGTATTTGATATAATAGGTCCGATTATGGTCGGACCCTCCAGTTCTCATACAGCCGGAGCGGTTAGAATTGGCCGGATTGCCGGAGCAGTTTGCGGCAGACAACCGGTCAGTGTAAGAATAGAGCTTTTTGGATCTTTTGCCAAAACCTATCGGGGGCATGGTACGGACAAAGCTATTATTGCCGGACTTATGGGAATGTTGCCAGATGATGAGCGGATCAGAGAGAGCCTCAATATTTCTGAAGAAGTTAAAATGAAGTATGAATTCATTCAATCCAATAAAAAAGATATACACCCAAACACTGCATTAATAACGATGATTGATGAAGAGGGTAAAGAATCAGTTGTACAAGGTTCATCAGTTGGCGGTGGGAGAATTGTTGTCAATAGGATTAATGATATCAATGTAGAGTTTGATGGTGACTTTTATACCTTCCTGATCCCCCATTATGATTCGCCAGGGGTTATAGCCACTGTAACAAAACTATTAGCGGAACACGGTTTAAATATTGGGAAGATGAATATGTTTCGATCCCATCGCGGCGGTGAAGCGATGATGGTAATTGAAACAGATCAGCCTGCAGGGCAGGAAATGGCATCAGAAATCGAAAAAATGGAAAATGTCAGAAAAGCTGTTTTAATTGAGCCGATTTATTAG
- the gcvPB gene encoding aminomethyl-transferring glycine dehydrogenase subunit GcvPB, with the protein MKQESLIFEKSIPGKRTTLFPKCDVPEIENSAVIPDEFLRSSEPALPEVSEIDAVRHFTALSMMNHGVDSGFYPLGSCTMKYNPKVNEDVSKYSGFSRMHPYQCEKTAQGCLEILYQTDKMLSEITGMEQVTMQPAAGAHGEMTGLMIIKAYHESRGESKRNKIVVPDSSHGTNPASAAVVGFDVIEVKSNEFGGVDIEALKAVMSDEIAGLMLTNPSTLGLFEDNIVEIAEIVHEAGGLLYYDGANMNAIMGITRPGDMGFDVVHLNLHKTFSTPHGGGGPGAGPVGVKKDLVKFLPKPVIACDGDKYYFDYDRPDSIGRIKSFYGNFSVVVKAYAYIRSLGAEGLRDASETAVLNANYIRVKLQDDYDLPFGKTCMHEVVFSASRQHKQGVAALDIAKRLIDFGYHPPTIYFPLIVKEAMMIEPTETESVETLDEFIAAMKQIAKEANSDPEALHDAPHDTIVLRLDEVKAVKQPILRFTKEA; encoded by the coding sequence ATTAAGCAGGAATCTTTAATATTTGAAAAAAGTATTCCGGGAAAAAGAACAACATTGTTCCCGAAATGTGATGTTCCGGAAATTGAAAACAGTGCTGTTATTCCAGATGAATTTTTAAGATCATCTGAACCTGCACTACCAGAAGTTAGTGAAATTGATGCGGTGCGCCATTTTACAGCTTTATCGATGATGAATCACGGTGTTGATTCTGGATTCTATCCATTGGGATCCTGCACCATGAAGTATAACCCAAAAGTAAATGAAGATGTTTCCAAATATTCTGGTTTTTCAAGAATGCATCCTTATCAGTGTGAAAAAACAGCTCAAGGATGTCTTGAAATTTTATATCAGACTGATAAAATGCTATCTGAAATTACAGGAATGGAACAGGTTACAATGCAGCCTGCGGCAGGTGCTCATGGTGAGATGACCGGTCTGATGATTATTAAAGCATATCATGAAAGTCGTGGCGAATCCAAACGTAATAAAATCGTTGTTCCTGACTCTTCTCACGGTACTAATCCGGCTTCAGCAGCAGTAGTTGGCTTTGATGTCATAGAAGTTAAATCAAACGAATTTGGCGGTGTTGATATAGAAGCATTGAAGGCTGTTATGAGCGACGAAATTGCCGGTTTGATGTTAACTAACCCCAGTACTTTAGGCCTCTTTGAAGATAATATTGTTGAAATTGCTGAAATTGTTCATGAAGCAGGTGGACTATTATACTACGATGGAGCTAATATGAATGCGATCATGGGTATTACCAGACCAGGTGATATGGGCTTTGACGTAGTTCATCTTAACCTGCATAAAACCTTTAGTACTCCTCATGGTGGTGGTGGTCCTGGCGCTGGTCCGGTAGGTGTTAAAAAAGATCTGGTTAAGTTTTTACCAAAACCGGTTATTGCCTGTGATGGTGATAAATATTATTTTGATTACGACAGACCGGATTCAATTGGACGAATTAAATCATTTTATGGTAATTTCTCAGTTGTGGTTAAAGCTTACGCCTACATCCGTTCTTTGGGTGCCGAAGGTCTAAGGGATGCTTCTGAAACGGCTGTTTTAAATGCAAACTATATCCGAGTTAAACTACAGGACGATTATGATTTACCATTTGGGAAAACTTGTATGCATGAAGTTGTCTTCTCGGCATCACGTCAGCATAAACAAGGTGTTGCAGCCCTTGATATTGCAAAAAGACTCATCGATTTTGGTTACCATCCACCAACAATTTATTTCCCATTAATTGTTAAAGAAGCGATGATGATTGAACCAACTGAAACAGAAAGTGTGGAGACCTTAGATGAATTTATCGCTGCAATGAAACAGATTGCTAAAGAAGCGAATAGTGATCCCGAAGCACTTCATGATGCGCCACATGATACGATTGTTTTGCGTTTAGATGAAGTAAAGGCGGTTAAACAGCCGATTTTAAGATTTACAAAAGAAGCTTAA
- a CDS encoding TetR family transcriptional regulator, with protein sequence MEKHDNEMKARIYKAAKQLFYDIGYKKTTYKMIGETVNGNSALIAYYFGTKGRLAVLVYNEYMNGVKQLVKDCFEANKLEYDVLKATALEIRVHGNLMRENRDLSRFYAEIMNENILVKEDAVNNVYFKEMAECCNLEIPEYKLNFLNFGEFGFRQGVCSAHEVGKIDCSYKEFTEASIEILLLLLRQVDRIDEIIKFSKEFEENLPKIAVKKDFELVIL encoded by the coding sequence ATGGAAAAACATGATAATGAGATGAAAGCACGAATCTATAAGGCAGCCAAACAATTATTTTACGATATAGGTTACAAGAAAACAACTTATAAAATGATAGGCGAAACAGTAAATGGTAACAGTGCACTGATTGCCTATTATTTTGGAACAAAGGGGCGTCTGGCAGTACTTGTTTACAACGAATATATGAATGGAGTTAAACAGCTTGTAAAAGACTGTTTTGAAGCAAATAAACTTGAGTATGATGTCTTAAAAGCAACTGCATTGGAGATTAGAGTTCATGGTAATTTGATGCGTGAAAATCGCGATTTAAGCAGATTTTATGCGGAAATTATGAATGAGAATATTTTAGTTAAAGAGGATGCTGTTAATAATGTTTATTTTAAAGAGATGGCTGAATGTTGTAATCTCGAAATTCCCGAATATAAGTTGAATTTTTTAAACTTTGGCGAATTTGGTTTTCGCCAGGGAGTATGCAGTGCGCATGAAGTTGGGAAAATCGATTGCTCTTACAAAGAATTTACAGAGGCATCGATTGAGATACTGCTCCTATTACTCCGACAAGTGGATCGAATTGACGAAATAATTAAATTTTCAAAAGAATTTGAAGAAAATTTACCAAAAATCGCAGTCAAAAAGGATTTCGAGCTGGTGATTTTATAG
- a CDS encoding uroporphyrinogen decarboxylase family protein: MLTKRQNLMETIKGGNPDRFVNQYEAFVCTDAIYGMIMADPISIQGGFPMPGGEPVKNAWGITFAWPAGTPGAFPLHDEEHKVLKDITKWREVVKMPKTDFPPEAWEPFMPMIDAIDRNEVFTTCFVAPGVFEQCHHLMGMDDCLLNFYEEPEEMHALIDYITEYELKYAAELIKYYKPDCIFHHDDWGSSISSFLSPDMFNEFIVPAYKKIYGFYKENGVELIVHHSDSYGANLVPSMIEMGIDIWQGCISNNNVPELIKEYGGKISFMGDIDNSLIDREDWTQESVGAEVRKSVERCGKHYYIPCITQGGPGSVYPGVYEAITAELEKINSEM, encoded by the coding sequence ATGCTAACAAAACGTCAAAATCTTATGGAAACGATTAAAGGTGGAAACCCTGATCGGTTTGTCAACCAGTATGAAGCTTTTGTCTGTACAGACGCGATTTATGGAATGATCATGGCTGATCCCATTTCTATCCAGGGGGGATTTCCGATGCCAGGAGGAGAACCGGTAAAAAATGCCTGGGGTATTACATTTGCGTGGCCAGCAGGAACACCGGGTGCCTTTCCACTTCACGATGAAGAACACAAAGTACTTAAAGATATCACTAAATGGCGTGAAGTAGTTAAAATGCCAAAGACAGATTTTCCACCAGAAGCATGGGAACCGTTTATGCCAATGATTGATGCGATTGACAGAAATGAAGTATTTACAACCTGTTTTGTAGCACCAGGTGTATTTGAACAATGCCATCATTTAATGGGTATGGATGATTGTCTTTTGAATTTCTATGAAGAACCTGAAGAAATGCATGCACTGATTGATTATATTACTGAATATGAACTGAAATATGCTGCTGAACTGATTAAATATTATAAACCGGATTGTATTTTCCATCATGATGATTGGGGTTCTTCAATTAGTTCCTTCCTGTCACCAGACATGTTTAACGAGTTTATCGTTCCTGCATACAAAAAAATCTACGGATTCTATAAAGAAAATGGCGTTGAATTAATTGTTCATCATAGTGATTCCTATGGAGCTAATCTGGTTCCATCAATGATTGAGATGGGAATTGATATCTGGCAGGGATGTATTTCTAATAATAACGTTCCTGAACTGATTAAAGAATATGGCGGTAAAATTTCTTTCATGGGAGATATCGACAATTCACTAATTGACCGTGAGGACTGGACCCAGGAAAGCGTAGGCGCTGAAGTTCGAAAATCTGTTGAACGTTGTGGAAAACATTATTATATTCCATGCATTACTCAAGGTGGACCAGGTAGTGTTTATCCAGGAGTTTACGAAGCGATAACTGCTGAGTTAGAAAAAATTAATTCTGAAATGTAG
- the gcvH gene encoding glycine cleavage system protein GcvH: protein MKIVEGLKYSSDHEWVKVEGEKAYIGITDFAQHSLGDIVFVELPEVGDEIEKEGVFGTVESVKAASDVFLPVSGKVVEVNEALVDEPELVNADAFENWMVCVELTNPEELDELMDAADYEKICVE, encoded by the coding sequence ATGAAAATTGTTGAAGGTTTAAAATATTCAAGTGATCATGAGTGGGTAAAAGTAGAAGGTGAAAAAGCCTATATTGGTATTACAGATTTTGCACAACATTCTCTAGGTGATATCGTATTTGTTGAACTTCCGGAAGTTGGCGATGAAATTGAAAAAGAAGGCGTTTTTGGAACAGTAGAATCTGTTAAAGCAGCATCTGATGTGTTTCTACCTGTTTCTGGTAAAGTAGTAGAAGTTAATGAAGCTTTGGTTGATGAGCCAGAACTTGTAAATGCAGATGCATTTGAAAATTGGATGGTTTGCGTTGAGCTGACAAATCCTGAAGAACTTGATGAATTAATGGACGCTGCAGATTACGAAAAAATCTGTGTCGAATAA
- the gcvT gene encoding glycine cleavage system aminomethyltransferase GcvT has protein sequence MQELKRTIFYDCHVKAGATLVDFGGWEMPINYPAGIVDEHIYTRTKCGIFDVSHMGRFIVSGKQATEFLQHVLTNNVLALDLLQSQYTMIQNENGGAYDDAYLYRFYEDEYLLVVNAANIEKDWNHLQEEIKAFDAKMVDRSSEIGMISVQGPESKNIIQALTGERFLTEPLKNALGILTYKGEELKLARTGYTGEPLGLELFTVKSQAVEIWEKLLELGAKETGLGARDTLRLEAGLPLYGHELGLDIDGKEIPIFSCPLAKFAVSFSDVKGDYIGKAALEKQYIGFKKIMERDFSDFSNLERIVRPIALTGKGVARAGCKVFKDGKEVGYITSATMVPYLVAKGYGLDSKITDEKARRSIGLALVDGDVEFDDEVKVEIRNKMVDAVIAPYHMKGDAPPYARPIIYGVEIELDYSSSDDYHTKALNLLERSYENTIHRQHETINLIPSEMSISAASRILSIMDPAMRYAEHKKTKSFYDFDVFYYQGTAFIDEIEHLLMEELKKYFGCAEVETRVVSGQMANMAVFSALMDYKNRVNRKVDPLRLGYVMNNHIIKGGHLSAQPMGALHDYIAVDPKTEKKAVVNFPVERDNQYKIDVPETKKLIEQYKPELIIFGKSMVLHKEPVEAIRKFVDEQNIKTTIMYDMAHVLGLIGKNFQDPFAEGADLVTGSTHKTFFGTQRGVIAGNYKKEDYDYALWETIETRAFPGSVSNHHLGTMLGLLMATYEMNNFRDEYQKNVIDNAKYFAKCLADEGLDVAGDPAISYTETHQVVVRVGYGIGPDVAKRLEENNLIINYQATPEEEGFTASGAIRIGVNEMTRFGFGFDEFKQTAKLMADVILRNKDVKDDVVELKQNFKDLKYCFTDEDIMKQLDKLKATL, from the coding sequence ATGCAGGAATTAAAACGTACCATATTTTATGATTGTCATGTCAAAGCTGGAGCTACATTAGTTGATTTTGGTGGTTGGGAAATGCCTATCAACTATCCAGCCGGAATTGTTGATGAACATATTTATACTCGAACAAAATGTGGGATTTTTGACGTTTCACATATGGGTAGATTTATTGTTTCCGGAAAACAGGCCACCGAGTTTTTACAACATGTATTAACTAATAATGTTCTGGCTTTGGATCTTTTACAATCTCAATATACAATGATTCAAAATGAAAACGGCGGAGCTTATGACGATGCTTACCTTTACCGTTTTTATGAAGATGAATATTTGCTTGTAGTTAACGCTGCTAACATCGAAAAAGACTGGAATCACCTACAGGAAGAAATCAAGGCTTTTGATGCAAAAATGGTTGATCGTTCCAGTGAAATTGGAATGATTTCTGTTCAGGGACCGGAATCAAAAAATATCATTCAGGCACTGACTGGAGAGCGTTTTTTAACAGAACCATTAAAAAATGCTTTAGGAATTCTTACATATAAAGGTGAAGAATTAAAATTGGCGCGAACTGGTTATACAGGTGAACCATTAGGACTGGAACTGTTTACCGTAAAATCTCAGGCAGTTGAAATCTGGGAAAAATTACTTGAGCTGGGAGCAAAAGAAACAGGTCTTGGGGCTCGAGATACGCTTCGATTAGAAGCAGGTCTTCCTTTATATGGTCATGAATTGGGCCTTGATATTGATGGTAAGGAAATTCCGATTTTTTCTTGTCCGTTGGCAAAATTCGCAGTCAGCTTTTCTGATGTAAAAGGTGACTATATTGGTAAAGCAGCTCTGGAAAAACAATATATTGGCTTTAAAAAGATCATGGAACGGGATTTCTCTGATTTCTCAAATCTTGAAAGAATTGTCCGTCCAATCGCTTTAACAGGCAAAGGCGTTGCCCGAGCCGGCTGTAAAGTATTTAAAGATGGTAAAGAAGTTGGATATATTACCAGTGCAACTATGGTACCTTATCTGGTAGCCAAAGGATACGGTCTGGACAGCAAAATTACTGACGAAAAAGCAAGACGTTCAATTGGTCTGGCACTGGTTGACGGCGATGTTGAGTTTGACGATGAAGTAAAAGTAGAAATCCGTAACAAGATGGTAGATGCTGTTATTGCTCCTTACCACATGAAAGGTGATGCGCCACCATATGCGCGACCGATTATTTATGGCGTTGAAATTGAACTTGATTACAGCAGCAGTGATGATTATCATACAAAAGCACTCAATCTCCTCGAAAGAAGTTATGAAAATACCATTCACAGACAACACGAAACTATTAACCTGATTCCTTCAGAGATGTCAATTTCTGCAGCAAGCCGAATATTATCAATAATGGATCCTGCAATGCGATATGCTGAACACAAGAAAACAAAATCTTTCTATGATTTTGATGTATTCTATTATCAGGGAACTGCGTTTATTGATGAAATTGAACACTTACTGATGGAAGAACTGAAAAAATATTTCGGTTGTGCTGAAGTAGAAACCCGAGTTGTCAGCGGACAGATGGCAAACATGGCTGTGTTTAGCGCACTGATGGATTACAAAAATCGCGTTAATCGAAAAGTGGACCCATTGCGATTAGGCTATGTTATGAACAACCACATTATAAAAGGCGGACATTTAAGTGCACAGCCAATGGGTGCTTTACATGACTATATTGCTGTTGATCCTAAGACTGAGAAAAAGGCGGTTGTTAATTTCCCGGTTGAAAGAGACAATCAGTACAAGATTGATGTTCCTGAAACGAAAAAACTGATTGAACAATACAAACCGGAGCTAATTATCTTTGGTAAAAGTATGGTGCTTCATAAAGAACCTGTAGAAGCAATTCGAAAGTTTGTTGATGAACAGAATATTAAAACAACCATCATGTATGATATGGCACACGTTCTGGGTTTGATTGGTAAAAACTTCCAGGATCCATTTGCAGAAGGTGCTGATCTGGTTACCGGTTCTACACATAAAACTTTCTTTGGAACTCAAAGAGGGGTTATCGCCGGAAACTACAAAAAAGAAGATTACGATTATGCATTATGGGAAACGATTGAAACTCGTGCTTTTCCTGGTAGCGTAAGTAACCATCACCTGGGAACCATGTTAGGTTTGTTAATGGCAACTTATGAAATGAATAATTTCAGAGACGAATACCAGAAAAATGTTATTGATAATGCAAAATACTTTGCCAAATGTCTGGCTGACGAAGGTCTTGACGTTGCGGGCGATCCTGCAATTTCTTACACAGAAACACATCAGGTTGTTGTACGAGTCGGTTATGGAATTGGACCAGATGTTGCAAAACGTCTTGAAGAAAACAACCTGATCATTAATTACCAAGCAACTCCAGAAGAAGAAGGCTTTACCGCTTCAGGAGCGATTCGAATTGGAGTTAATGAGATGACACGCTTTGGATTTGGTTTTGACGAATTTAAACAAACAGCAAAATTAATGGCAGATGTTATTTTACGAAATAAAGATGTTAAAGATGACGTTGTCGAGCTGAAGCAGAACTTCAAAGATCTGAAATACTGTTTCACAGATGAAGATATCATGAAACAGTTAGATAAACTGAAGGCTACACTATAA
- the gcvPA gene encoding aminomethyl-transferring glycine dehydrogenase subunit GcvPA codes for MASYIPNTNEQKKKMCQVIGVDSVQELFENIPEKVRLGRDLLLPDALSEMDLVSHMQKISAKSVDLDELTCFLGAGAYDHYIPSAVGNLTSRQEFYTAYTPYQPEISQGTLQAIFEFQTMICELTGMDIANASMYDGATALAEAVSMACEQKRKKEIIMATSIHPESKEVVRTYAKYKGITVKEVGYLNGQVDEAALSELISDQTAAVLVQSPNFFGVIENLEKIAEIAHDKKALTVASVDPISLTVLKSPGEQNVDIAVGEGQSLGNPISFGGPGFGFMATSKSLMRKLPGRIVGQTTDKEGKRAFVLTLQTREQHIRREKATSNICSNQALNALTATIYMTMLGKEGLKEVATLSLKKAHYLYEQLIKTEKFKPVFTAPFFCEFAVSGCSSIEKLNEKLLDDGIIGGYNLSADFSEVENGWLLAVTEKRTRQEIDSLVSKAVSYCD; via the coding sequence ATGGCATCTTATATACCAAATACCAATGAACAAAAGAAAAAGATGTGTCAGGTGATTGGCGTTGATTCTGTCCAGGAACTTTTTGAGAATATTCCTGAGAAAGTCAGATTGGGCCGCGATTTGTTGTTGCCAGACGCTTTGTCTGAAATGGATCTGGTCTCACATATGCAAAAAATTTCGGCAAAAAGTGTTGACCTTGATGAGCTGACCTGTTTTTTAGGGGCTGGTGCTTATGATCACTATATTCCCAGTGCTGTGGGTAATTTGACTTCACGTCAGGAGTTTTATACAGCTTACACACCGTATCAGCCAGAAATCAGCCAGGGAACCCTGCAGGCGATTTTTGAATTTCAGACTATGATTTGCGAACTAACGGGGATGGATATTGCCAATGCATCAATGTATGACGGAGCTACAGCGCTGGCAGAAGCGGTATCTATGGCGTGTGAACAAAAAAGAAAAAAAGAAATTATTATGGCTACTTCAATCCATCCAGAAAGTAAAGAAGTTGTTAGAACATATGCAAAGTATAAAGGTATTACGGTGAAAGAAGTTGGATATCTAAACGGTCAGGTAGATGAAGCAGCCTTGTCGGAATTAATCAGTGATCAGACTGCAGCAGTACTAGTACAAAGTCCAAACTTTTTTGGAGTCATCGAAAATCTTGAGAAAATCGCTGAGATTGCCCATGATAAAAAGGCTCTGACAGTCGCAAGTGTAGATCCAATTTCGCTAACAGTTTTAAAATCACCAGGCGAACAAAACGTTGATATTGCTGTTGGTGAAGGTCAATCGCTGGGTAACCCCATTAGTTTTGGCGGACCAGGTTTTGGTTTCATGGCTACATCAAAATCATTAATGAGAAAATTACCTGGTCGAATTGTAGGACAGACGACCGATAAAGAAGGAAAAAGAGCATTTGTATTAACCCTGCAGACGCGTGAACAACACATTAGGAGAGAAAAAGCAACTTCAAATATTTGTTCAAATCAGGCACTGAATGCTTTAACGGCAACAATTTATATGACGATGCTTGGTAAAGAGGGACTTAAAGAAGTGGCAACTCTGAGCCTTAAGAAGGCCCATTATCTCTATGAACAACTGATTAAAACCGAAAAATTCAAACCAGTTTTCACTGCACCATTCTTTTGCGAATTTGCCGTCAGCGGTTGTAGTTCAATCGAAAAATTAAATGAAAAACTCTTGGATGATGGGATTATTGGTGGTTATAACTTAAGTGCGGATTTTTCAGAAGTTGAGAATGGCTGGCTTTTAGCAGTCACAGAAAAAAGAACCCGACAGGAAATAGATAGTCTGGTAAGTAAGGCGGTGAGCTATTGTGATTAA